From the Patescibacteria group bacterium genome, the window GAAACGACAACCGGCGACGTTAGGCGGAAACCGAACTCAGAACCGACAACAGGTAAATTCGTCATTCCGCCCGCTGGAATGAAATAATCATAATTGAATTCGTTCGGTATTTCTTGCGCGCCACGGCGAACAACAACCGGATAAGGCGTGTTATTCATCACGGCCATACCATCGGCGTTGTAACCTAAGTTAACGCTTAATGTCGGGTTGCCCGGCGAAACGCGGTATTCGGTTTTCATTCGTCAACGATTTCCTTAGCGCTAACGAACATCAGCAAAATACCAACCATGACGACAACCGCCAAAACAATAACGCGTTGTACGTCTGCTTGGAATTCTGGCGTTTGCACGTAATCGGAAAGCGCCTGAATATCGGTTAACGTTTGTCCGGCTTGTTCGATGGTATCACCGATTACGCCATCTTGCGCGGCTTGCGCAACCCGGCCCATGCCGGTTCCCGCCAAAGCAATATCAAGAATTTCGTCAAACGTTGGCGGTTCGCCGTCGTCATCCTGACTTGTTCCGCCGCGAACAACCGGCTTTAGATGTACGGTCGGTTTTGTGATTTGTGGCGCGGCGCGTCGTTGCGCGGCCTCATATGCGGGCGCGTTCGTGTGACCGGCGAATGTTTGCGTTGCAGCCCCGGTATAATCCGTCGAAACTTGCCCGTTGGGATTTGCCCACAAACCGAGATTGCGCGCGGCGGACCACGGACGCCAACCCTGCGCGCGAAACAGTTCGGCGGCAAGGCGCACGTTGGTTTCTGGATCGAACAAGTCAACGTTTCTCCATTGGGTATGTGCGCCCGGCCCAACGTTGATTTGAAACAATCCCCGGCTATCTTCGCCGTTTTGGTTCCACGCGCGCGGGTTGTATCCGCTTTCGCCAGACATAACCGCCAACGCGTTATTGACTTGGTTCGCCGGGAAATAGCGACGGACCAAGTTAACGATGTCAGCATTGACGTTCGTGCGCACTTGCGTTCCGGTCACGTTGGTTACTGCCGTTGGCGCGGATAAGCGGCGCGCAAAATCAATATTCGGCGTCGGGTTGACGGCCCCACGATATACATAATTATTCTGTAAGCCGGGAACAATTTCACTGAAATGCAAATGACGGCCCGACGAATTGCCGGTACTCCCCATAATGCCGATCTGTGAG encodes:
- a CDS encoding peptidoglycan DD-metalloendopeptidase family protein; this translates as MADYIVPVVGPSRVTSGWNAPRSYPWANDRLQLHEGIDIGSELPQNVPVPVVAAATGTVVRVDYDARGYGNYIIVQHPNGRQTLYGHLSNALVRAGQSVTQGSQIGIMGSTGNSSGRHLHFSEIVPGLQNNYVYRGAVNPTPNIDFARRLSAPTAVTNVTGTQVRTNVNADIVNLVRRYFPANQVNNALAVMSGESGYNPRAWNQNGEDSRGLFQINVGPGAHTQWRNVDLFDPETNVRLAAELFRAQGWRPWSAARNLGLWANPNGQVSTDYTGAATQTFAGHTNAPAYEAAQRRAAPQITKPTVHLKPVVRGGTSQDDDGEPPTFDEILDIALAGTGMGRVAQAAQDGVIGDTIEQAGQTLTDIQALSDYVQTPEFQADVQRVIVLAVVVMVGILLMFVSAKEIVDE